The genomic segment CCGCGCTGACCACGCCGGTGCTGCGGCTCGACCCCGCGGCGAGCTCGGTGCTGACCTTCTGGACGGCCTGGGACATCCACTGGTGGCAGGACCTGGGCGTCGTCGAGATCAGCACCGACGGCGGCGACAACTGGTCACGACTGACCCCGGCCACGGGGTATCCGAAGCTCGGCGGGTCGGGCACCTGCGTCGGTGCGGACACGGCCGGCTACGGCAACGTGAACTTCGCGGAGCCGACCCTGGACTGGATCGAGCAGACGATCGACCTCTCGGCCTACCAGGGCCAGGACGTCGTCGTACGCTTCCTCTACGCGACCGATCCCAGTTGGGTCGGCCAGGGATGGTGGATCGACGACGTCACGGTCACCGGTGTCCTGCTCCCGGTGACGTGCACCAACCCCTCGCCGACCTGCTCGGCGCCGCCCGACTTCGACGGCGCGCGCGCAGTCAGCCGGGACGGGGGTGCCACCTGCTCGCTCACGGTCTCGTGGGACGCCGCCCAATCGCGCTGCACCCTGTACTCCGCGATTACCTACGGCGTCTACCGCGGCACGGACCCCGACTTCGTACCGGACGCCTCCAACCGCGTCGCGGCCTGCGTGACCGAAACCTCCTGGTCCGACCCGGACGTTTTCTTCGGGCGCAACTACTACTACGTCGTGCAGGCGGAGGACTCTGCCCCCGGCGGCAGCGGGCCGTGCAACGGCGGGAACGAGGATCCGAATCTCGTCCGAATCGGCAGCACGCCGGGCGGGCCCTCGGTGCCGGGCGTCTGGACACAAGACGCCGGCGACCTCGAATCGCAGCAAATGCTCCTCCCCAACGAGTGGTCGATCACGGATCTCCACAACGGCACGGTCGGCGTGTCGCAGGGGCACAGCTACTGGGCCTCCACGCTCATCCCCTACCCCGGGCAGATGTGCTCGTCGATGACCACGCCGCCGATCGAGCTCGGAGTCGGCTCCACGCTCTCGTTCAGGGACTACGAGGCGCTCGACTACTACCTCCTCGGTCCGGATGGAGGCATCGTCGAGGTCTCGGCGGACGGCGGCTGGACCTGGGAGCGGATCAACGACTCCTCCAACTCGACCGGCTTCGGCTACGACTACTGCGCCCCGGGCGGCGCGAACCCGTCGGTCCCGATGTTCACGAACTGGATTCTCGACTGGAGGGATCACCAGATCCCGATCCCGGCAATCTTGGACAACAAGACGGTCCAGTTCCGCTTCCGGTTCGTCTCGGACGACTTCGGCGGTCTGAGCAACCTCTACGAGGGCTGGTTCCTCGACGACATCGCCGTGGACAACGTCCAGGCGCCGACCACCTGTCAGAACCCCGACCCGGCCTGCGATGTGCCGCCCGTCTTCACCGGCGCGGTCGCGGCCGTGAACGACGCGTCGACCAACCCGTGCTCCGTCACCGTCAGCTGGGCGCCGGCCGAGGTTACATGTGGCGCCTTTCCGGCGAACACCTACAGCATCTACCGCGGTACGGATCCCTCCTTCGCGCCGGGGCCGTCGAACCGCATCGCGACCTGCCTGACCGGCACGTCCTACGTCGACACCGAGGCCGGCTACGGGCAGACGTTCTACTACGCGGTGCGCGCCGAGGATGCCTCGACCAACGGCGACGGGCCGTGCAACGGCGGAAACCAGGACGACAACAGCTTCCTGGCCTGGGCCGTTCCGACCGGCCCGAGCACCGTTCTCGGCACTTGGATCGACGACGCCGGCGACACCTACGCGCCGGCGATGTCGGTTCCGCCCGAATGGCAGATCTCGACCTACAACAACCACACGCCGTACGGCGCCACCAGCTACCAGTCGGCGAAGCCCGGCTCCACGACCTACGAGGGCGGCGTCTGCGCCTCGATCACCTCGCCGCCGCTCACGCTCGGTACGGACTCGGTCCTGTCCTTCTGGTCCTGGGACCGCATGGACATCTCCTGGGTCGACGCGGGCATCATCGAAGTGTCGAACGACGGGGGCATCACCTGGACCAAGGTGTCTCCCTACCAGCCGGGCGGCTGGAACAACTACCCGATCACGACGCCGGGAGGCGGCAACGACTGCATCGGCGCCTACCAGCGGGCCTTCGGCGGTTTCGACCTCGGCGGCTGGAACCAGTGGTTCGTCGAGCTCGGTGGCTACCTTCCCCCGTTGGCACCTGGCACCTTTCCCCTGTACCCCGGCTACAGCGGCCAGACGATTCAGTTCCGGTTCCGCTTCGGCTCCGCCGGTCTCCCGGTCCCGTCTGGCCGCGAGGGATGGTTTGTCGACGACATCCAGGTCACCAACGTCTGGCTGCCCGAGGGCTGTCTTAACTCGTCGCCGACCTGCGCCGACCCACCGGTCTTCCGCGGGGTTTCCGGCACCTCGACCGGAACCAATCCCTGCTCGGCGACACTGCAGTGGGATCCCGCCACGGCGGGGTGCACCTCGAACCCGGCAGTCAGCTACAACGTCTACAAGAGCCGGGCTCCGGACTTCGTTCCGGGGCCGGAGAACCTGGTCTCGAGTTGCCAGCCGGGGACGTCGTTCACGGACAACGACGTCAGCTTCGACATTCCCGAGTACTACGTCGCCCGGGCCGAGGACAGCGGCATCGGCGGTTCCGGCGTCTGCAACAGCGGCATCGAGGAAGGCAACGTCAGGCGAGCGGTCAGCGTTCCTCAGGGTCCGGGGGGCAGCCTGTGCCTCAACAGTATGCCGACATGCGCCGATCCGCCGGTCTTCCCGGGCCTGCAGGCCGTGACCAACAACGAGACGGATCCCTGCTCGGTCTCGCTGTCGTGGAGCGCGGCCGGGTCGCGGTGCCTGGTGGGCAACGACGTCACCTACTCCGTGTATCGCTCGACGACTCCCGGATTCACACCCTCCTGGCAGAACCGCATCGCGAGCTGCGTGAACGGGACGAACTACGCGGACACGACCGCCTACGGCGACGGTTCGCCCTACTACTACGTCGTGCAGTCGGAGGACGCGACGATCAACGGCCAGGGCGCGTGCAACTCGGGCAACCTCGACTCGAACACCGTGGAACTGTTCGTCACGCCGTCCGGTGCCGTGGGCACACTGTTCTTCGATGACTTCGAGAGCGGGCTCGGCAACTGGACGGGAACCAGCCGTTGGGTCGGCTCGACCGCTCAGGCTTTGTCCGGAACGCAGTCCGCCATGCTGGACGACGAGTACGGTGTCTGCGAATCGCTGGCGATGGCGACACCGGTGATGCTCCCGGCCGATGGGAGCGCGTTCCTCTCGCTGTGGACCAGGTTCGAGTTCATGGGGCCGCCGCCTGAGATAGACGCCTACAATGTGGGCGTCGTCCAGATCTCCGCCGACGACGGCCCGTGGACCACGATCGAACCGATCGCGGGGTATCCGAATTCCATTTCCCCCTACACGGATGCCTGCACGGCCCTTGCCGGAACGGGGTTCGGCTCCCCCGACGTCTGGACCCGGTACGAGTGGGATCTGCTGCCGTACGTGGGCCGGTCCGTGCGGATCCGCTTCCTCTTCGGATCGGACCCGACCTACAACTCCATCAATCCGTGGTACATCGACGACGTGGAGATCCGCGCCGGGGCGGTCTGCTCGGCGGCCTGCGCGTCGCTCCCGGCGTCACCCGCGGTCTCAGCAACCACGACCGCGCCCGAGACGATCGACTTGGACTGGAACCCCGTCGGCGGGGCGGTGCGTTACGAGATCTATCGCGGCGCGGGCAATTGCTCGGTCGCCGTGTTCGACAAGATCGCCAGCGTGCCTGCACCATCCACGACCCACCTCGACGCCCTCGCCGGCGGCGGCGGAGACTGGAGCTACCGGGTCACGGCGGTCGACGCCGCGGGCTGCGAGTCGGCCCCGTCGGTCTGCGTGAGCGCGGCGGTGGCGGGGACCTGCAGCGTGCCTCCGTCGTTCGCGGGCCTGCAATCGGCCGGCAACACGTTCCGCGATCCCTGCAGTGTCCGGCTCGACTGGTCGGCCGCCCGGAACAACTGCCCGACCGCGGGCGGCGTCACGTACGCCGTCTACCGCGACACGTCGCCGGGCTTCACGCCCGGACCGGCCAATCTCGTCGCGGCCTGCGTGACGGGCACGTCGTTCGAGGACTTCTCGGCCGACTCCTCGAGGGATTACAGCTACATCGTGCGGGCCGAGGATACGACGTTCGGGGGCGGCGGCCCTTGCAACGGCGGCAACGAGGAAACCAACGGGGTCGAATGGACGGCCCGGGCCACCGGAAGCCTCACGCCCGGCACCTTCCTGGACAGCGCCGGCGACGGCTTCCCGCAGCGGATGGTGCTGGAGGGGTCGTGGAACATCACGCTGGATCGGGCGTACTCCGGAAGCGCGAGTTACAACTCCGGGGCATCGACGGACACTTGCATCGCAATGACGACGCCCGAAATCCAGCTCGACTTCGACGCGACCTCGGAGTTGACCTTCTGGTCGTCGATGAACACGAACGACGAGCGCGAATCCTCCGCGATGGTCGACATCAGTATCGACGGCGGAGCGACCTGGGCGCCGTTGGATCTCACGCCGGGCACCAACATCTGGAACACCTTCATCGCCTGCCTGCCGTTCGAGCAGCATGGGTACGAGGGCTACCACCCCTCCTGGACGCAATACAGTGCGAGCCTGGTCCAGTACCAGGGCAGGAAGATCGTGATCCGCTTCCACTACGGAACACGGGATCCGAACGATGTCCGCGAAGGCTGGTCGATCGACGACATCCGGATCACCAACGTGATGGACGACGCGGACGGCTGCAGCAACGCAGCACCATCGTGCACCGCGCCGCCGGTCTTCGACGGCGTGAAGAGCGTCACCGACGACGGCGCGGCCACGTGCGGCATCACGGTCGCATGGGACCCGGCAACGTCGGCTTGCGGCCAGTACCCCGATCTCGTCTACAACGTCTACCGCGGTACGGACCCCGACTTCGTTCCGGGACCGGCGAACCTGGTCGCCTCGTGCCTCGAGACGACCGGCTACGCGGACCTCGATGTTGACGCCGGCAACCCCTACTACTACGCGGTGCGTGCGGAGGACCGGCGCATCGGCGGCGGCGGCGGGACGTGCGGCACCGGGCTCGAGGACCGCAACACCGTCAAGCTCGGCGCCGCGCCGTCGCAGCAGCCCCCGGTCCTCGGCACGTGGTTCGACGACGCCGGCGACAGCGGAGTCGCCCGGATGATCGCCAACCCGATGTGGACCGTCTCGAGCGACGATGCCCACAGCCCCCCGAAGAGCTACTTCGCGCCCAATGACAACGACCGCTGCGACAACCTGGTGACGCCGCCCCTGACCCTCGGTTCGGGTTCGATGCTGAGCTTCTGGTCGGACTTCGAGGGCCCGGCCGACGCCTGGCTGTGGGCGGCGGGTACGATCGAGGTCACCAACGACGGCGGCGCCAGTTGGACGCGTGTGGCGCCCGTCGGCGGCTACCCGGAGTACTACAACAACAACATCCTCTGCGACCTCGCCTGGGAGGATTCCTTCGGGGCCTACTATCCCTGGGCGCCCTGGAGCGTCGACCTGTCCGCCTACGCCGACCAGACGGTACAGATACGATTCCACTTCACGAGCCACAACTTCTTTCCGGATCCGACCATCG from the Acidobacteriota bacterium genome contains:
- a CDS encoding immune inhibitor A, with the translated sequence ALTTPVLRLDPAASSVLTFWTAWDIHWWQDLGVVEISTDGGDNWSRLTPATGYPKLGGSGTCVGADTAGYGNVNFAEPTLDWIEQTIDLSAYQGQDVVVRFLYATDPSWVGQGWWIDDVTVTGVLLPVTCTNPSPTCSAPPDFDGARAVSRDGGATCSLTVSWDAAQSRCTLYSAITYGVYRGTDPDFVPDASNRVAACVTETSWSDPDVFFGRNYYYVVQAEDSAPGGSGPCNGGNEDPNLVRIGSTPGGPSVPGVWTQDAGDLESQQMLLPNEWSITDLHNGTVGVSQGHSYWASTLIPYPGQMCSSMTTPPIELGVGSTLSFRDYEALDYYLLGPDGGIVEVSADGGWTWERINDSSNSTGFGYDYCAPGGANPSVPMFTNWILDWRDHQIPIPAILDNKTVQFRFRFVSDDFGGLSNLYEGWFLDDIAVDNVQAPTTCQNPDPACDVPPVFTGAVAAVNDASTNPCSVTVSWAPAEVTCGAFPANTYSIYRGTDPSFAPGPSNRIATCLTGTSYVDTEAGYGQTFYYAVRAEDASTNGDGPCNGGNQDDNSFLAWAVPTGPSTVLGTWIDDAGDTYAPAMSVPPEWQISTYNNHTPYGATSYQSAKPGSTTYEGGVCASITSPPLTLGTDSVLSFWSWDRMDISWVDAGIIEVSNDGGITWTKVSPYQPGGWNNYPITTPGGGNDCIGAYQRAFGGFDLGGWNQWFVELGGYLPPLAPGTFPLYPGYSGQTIQFRFRFGSAGLPVPSGREGWFVDDIQVTNVWLPEGCLNSSPTCADPPVFRGVSGTSTGTNPCSATLQWDPATAGCTSNPAVSYNVYKSRAPDFVPGPENLVSSCQPGTSFTDNDVSFDIPEYYVARAEDSGIGGSGVCNSGIEEGNVRRAVSVPQGPGGSLCLNSMPTCADPPVFPGLQAVTNNETDPCSVSLSWSAAGSRCLVGNDVTYSVYRSTTPGFTPSWQNRIASCVNGTNYADTTAYGDGSPYYYVVQSEDATINGQGACNSGNLDSNTVELFVTPSGAVGTLFFDDFESGLGNWTGTSRWVGSTAQALSGTQSAMLDDEYGVCESLAMATPVMLPADGSAFLSLWTRFEFMGPPPEIDAYNVGVVQISADDGPWTTIEPIAGYPNSISPYTDACTALAGTGFGSPDVWTRYEWDLLPYVGRSVRIRFLFGSDPTYNSINPWYIDDVEIRAGAVCSAACASLPASPAVSATTTAPETIDLDWNPVGGAVRYEIYRGAGNCSVAVFDKIASVPAPSTTHLDALAGGGGDWSYRVTAVDAAGCESAPSVCVSAAVAGTCSVPPSFAGLQSAGNTFRDPCSVRLDWSAARNNCPTAGGVTYAVYRDTSPGFTPGPANLVAACVTGTSFEDFSADSSRDYSYIVRAEDTTFGGGGPCNGGNEETNGVEWTARATGSLTPGTFLDSAGDGFPQRMVLEGSWNITLDRAYSGSASYNSGASTDTCIAMTTPEIQLDFDATSELTFWSSMNTNDERESSAMVDISIDGGATWAPLDLTPGTNIWNTFIACLPFEQHGYEGYHPSWTQYSASLVQYQGRKIVIRFHYGTRDPNDVREGWSIDDIRITNVMDDADGCSNAAPSCTAPPVFDGVKSVTDDGAATCGITVAWDPATSACGQYPDLVYNVYRGTDPDFVPGPANLVASCLETTGYADLDVDAGNPYYYAVRAEDRRIGGGGGTCGTGLEDRNTVKLGAAPSQQPPVLGTWFDDAGDSGVARMIANPMWTVSSDDAHSPPKSYFAPNDNDRCDNLVTPPLTLGSGSMLSFWSDFEGPADAWLWAAGTIEVTNDGGASWTRVAPVGGYPEYYNNNILCDLAWEDSFGAYYPWAPWSVDLSAYADQTVQIRFHFTSHNFFPDPTIGWHVDDIEVTNVWLPGGCTTQAGCKLAVDVVPDASPTTCTGN